The nucleotide sequence GTCGAGGTCGGCAAGTCGGTCTCGCGGGTCGGCGGCAAGACCCAGTTGCCGGCCTATCGGGCGGTGGCCTCCGATCTCAAACTGAGCTACGCCCAATTCGAGGAGCTGGAAATTTTCTCTCGCTTCGGCACCCGGTTGGACGACGAAACCCGCCGCACTTTGGAGCGGGGGCGCAAGGTGCGCGGCATCCTCAAACAGCCCCAGCTCTCCCCCTTGAGCCCCGCCGAGCAGGTCATGGTCCTCTACGCCGTCACCCAGGGGCTCTTCGACGCCGTGCCGGAACCGGAGTTGTCCCAGGCCGAAGCCGCCGTCGTCGCCGCCCTCGGAATACTCCCCGACATCGTCCGCACCATCGAGCAAGGGGAGACGTTAAAACCAGAGGCCCTCGAAGCCTTGCTCGCGGCGGCACGAAAAGCCGTGTCCCCCTTGCTGGGCCCGGAAAAAGTAGCAGACGATCACTGAAACCGTTATTGGGCTGATCAAAAATGTCCAGGCGCAAGGCGCCCGAAATTCGAGGAGTGAGTCGTACCTCTAAGGTACGTCGCAACGACGAGGATGAGGGCAACGCCGCGAATGGGCGTTTTTCATCAGCCCTTCAGGAGCGTGGATGGAAACCTTGCAGGACATCCAACACCGCATCCGTGGCACCGCCGATCTGCATGCCGTGGTGCGCACCATGAAATCCCTGGCGGCGGTAAATATCCGCCAGTATGAAAAAGCCATGCTCTCCCTCGGGGATTACCGGCAATCGGTGGAACTCGGCCTGCGCGGGGTGCTGCGCCTGCGCCCGCTTCTGCCGCGCACGCCGGAACCCCGACGGGGCGTGGTGCTGATCCTTGGTTCCGATCAGGGGATGGCCGGACGCTTCAACGAAGTCCTCCTCGACTTCGCCGAAGAAGAGCTGCGCGACCAGCCACTGCCCGAAGCCGGATGGGAATTCTGGGCGGCGGGAGCGAAAATGATCGGCGGCGTCGAGGATCGTTTCCGTCCCCCTCGCGAAGCCTTCCCCCTCCCCGCCTCTTCCCACCAGATCACCGCGACGGTGCAGGAGGTGGTGCTGCGCTTCGAGGCCGCCTGCAGCGAGGGGGGAGAAACCCGCCTGCTGCTGTTGCACAACGAGCCCAGCCCCGGCGCCGGGTACCGCCGACGCCAGGCGATTCTCCACCCCCACGACCGGCGCTGGCTGGAGGCCATCGGCGGCCAGACCTGGCCCGGCCGCGCCCTCCCAGCCCACACCCTGCCCGCCGAACAACTCCTTTCCGCGCTGCTGCGGGAACATCTCTTCATCTCCCTCTTCGAAGCCTTCGCCGCCTCCCTCGCCGCCGAAAACGCCGCCAGGCTGGCGGCCATGCAGCAGGCGGAAAAAAAGATCGAGGAAATGACCCTCGATCTCACCGCCCGCTTCAACCACCTGCGCCAGACCCAGATCACCGAAGAACTCCTCGACGTTATTTCCGGCTTCGAAGCGCTCTCCAACTGACGTCCAAAAATCGCCCACGACCTAAGGACCCGAATGCAAAGATCTTTTAACCAAGACATTCTCCTGTTTTTTTTATGGACGCCGGAGCATCATTCCCCGTAAGATGAAAAGCGGCTTTAAAGCCGGATCTCTCATTTATGCACGGAAGGAAATCTGAATGGCACAGGCAAAAAAAGGTGATCGCGTCACCATCAACTTTATCGGCACCCTTGAGGACGGCACGGTTTTCGACACCACCTTTCCCGATTCCAATCCCGAAGCGGCTTGCAGCACCGAAGACTGCGGTTCGGACGATTGCGGCTGCTGTGATGAAAGCGGTCCCATGGAACTCGTCATCGGCGAGGACGATTTCTTCACCCAGATTGAAGAAGCGCTGGTCGGCATGGCTCCCGGCGAAAAGAAGATCGTGAAAATTCCCGCCGAAGACGCTTTTGGCGAATACGATGAAGACAAGGTCTTCACCGTCCCCCGCAGCGAAATTCCCGACGACATCTACCCCGAAGTCGGCCAAGAGTTGGAACTGACCGGCGAGGACGACGAAGTCATCGAAGTGACGGTCATCGAAGTCGACGAAGAAAACATCACCCTCGACGCCAATCATCCCCTGGCGGGGGAAGATCTCAGCTACGAGGTAGAACTGTTCGAAATCCTCTAGCCAACCGCCGCAACATTAAACAAAAGACAAAAGCCCCCGGAATTAAATTTCCGGGGGCTTTTGTCTTTGCGCCCTTGCCGACGAAAAAAGCCCCAGCGGTTGCCGGGGCTTTTCGTTTCATGCGTATCGCGGAAGAAGCTTACTTGACCTTCTGAGCCACCAGGTCTTCTTCTTCGATACCCACCGGTACTTCGGCTGCAACTTTGACCTTCTTGGGCTTGAGCGTCAGGGCCATCATGGCACCGACCAGAAGCATCACGCCGGCGGAGGCGAAGGAGACGGTGACGCCGCCGAACTTGGCATTGAGGGCCGCCGAGAGTTTCACCAGGACGAAGGCGCCGATGCCCCAGGCGGAGAAGAGGATACCGTAGTTCATGCCGTAGTTCTTGGTGCCCCAGTAGTCCTTGGCGAAGGACGGGAAGAGGGACAGGTTGGTGCCGTAGTTGAAACCGATGAAGGTAGCCAGCAGGGTGACGATGAGGCCGCTGGAAGCGTCGCTGGTGACGACCGGGATGGCGGCGAACATCAGAACTGCCTGGAAGCTCAGCATAATGGTCAGGGTAGCGGCGCGACCGATTTTGTCGGAAAGAACCCCGGCGACGATGCGGCCGGCGGCGTTACCGATCGCCATGACGGCGACGGCGATGAAAGCCATTTCGCCCATGCTCTTCTTGGCCAGACCAGCGATGCTGCCGATAACCATCAGGCCAGCACCGGCACCGATGAAGTAGGTCAGCCAACAGGTGTAGAAGCGGCCTTCTTTGAGCATCTGGGCAGGGGTCTTGTCTTCAACGTGGCTCTTCTTGGCAGCGGCGCTACCGACGGCCGGGGTTCCGGCGGGAATGTAGCCGGCCGGGGGATTGGCAACCAGCATGGCCATGCCGCAGACGATGGCGATGAAGGCGATACCAAGGATAAGCATGGTCTGATGCAGGCCATAAGCGCCCAGCAGGTACTGGCAGGTCGGCGCCAAGTAAACCGGGGCGACACCGAAGCCGGAGACGACGATCCCTGCGATCAGGCCGGTTTTAGCCGAGGGGAACCACTTGAGTGCCGGAGGCGTGGCCGCCGAGTAACCGAAACCGAAACCCGCGCCGGCGAAGACGCCGAAGCCGAGGATCCAGCCCCAGTAGCTGGAGGTCTGGGAGCAGATGATGAAGCCCGCGCCGACCAGCAGACCACCGAGGATGGCGGTGAGCCGGGGACCGACCTTGTCTTGCATCTTGCCACCGAGGATCATGCAGAGCGCGAAAACGAGGCAGGCATAGGCATAGGGGTCGCCCGAACCCGGGAACAGTTTGCCGATCTCGCCTTTGAGCATGCTGTAAGCATAAAGGATACCCAGGGCCAGGTTGATTCCGAGTCCGGCCATCGTTACGGTCCAACCTCTGTTTTTCACTTGTTGGCTAGTCATGACATTTACCTCCTTGGTTTGAATGGGTGTTTCGCTGTGATAGAGAGCCTGGTAACGCATATGGTAAGGGAGCGGCCATTTCACCTTGAAGGGCGGCACTTCCGGCCGTGTGTTCAAGGGTTTTTCCATGATGATTTCCCCCGCTCCCCGGGTTTCCTTCCCGGTCTTTCCCGTGTGGATTCTGATGCCTTTGTTTTCCATCTCCGGTGCCATTCGTGCCGCCAACTGCTGGTAACGAGCGCATGCGGTGTATCGGGTGTTACAGAAATCGACCATCATCTTGACGTCATGGGGGGAGATGTATCCGCACCCTACATCACAATCATCTTCGTTTTTTCTGAAGTAGGGGCAAAGTTTGTTTCCCGCCATGTCTGTGGCCTCGCTGTCTGGGTCCAAGTGCGGCGACCGTCTGTGCTTATCCATAAGAGCAACCCCCATACCAATGTTTTAAATTTTTGAATATTATTTTTTTATTGTTTATATTCAGACACTTACAAAGACATATTGAGGATTAAAAGAGCATCTTATCGATCGTTTGATTTCGCAGGAATGCAAAAGCGGACGGACTCAGACCCTGTTTCCCCGCTGGGATCAAACAACGCAGAAGCTGAATACAAGCCGGCATTGGGCGATTTTCATCAGCGAGAAAGGCCACTTAGAGATTTTCAAAACAGAGTTTTGCAATCCTGCAAGGGGTCCAGGAGCGAGATTTCGCAGCTTTGCGAATGGGCGGTTTCTCATGAGTCAGGCAGGTTCGTCGGGATCTCTTCGCTCAGACCATAACCACCATTGCCTAAAACGCCGCCGGCAACGTCGGCGAAGATTCGGTCGTCGTCTATCGTTAACAACCTCCTTCCTCCCCGTGTACGCAAAAAGGACCAGGCTCGTAGCCTGGTCCTTTTTGCGTTTTTCGGCGGCATTTGCCGCACTTCGTTCCGTCAATTCGCCATCCGCACAGCCTTTTGACAAGACCCGGCCGAAACTGTCGCCGGGAAAACCCTTCGTTACGCCAGATAAGGAAGATTCAACCACATGGCACAAAAAGTGCTTTATTGAAAATATTAAATTAATTAACAACCATTTTTTGATTTTAATACATCGGTCGCGAGGTTCTCATGGCCAGACCCATTCCGCAACGAAACGTCCATGAACAAGCCTGTAACTTTTTTTCTACATGCTTGATCTTGCTCCTCTTTAGCCTTGTCTCCGGAATGTCGACAGCGGCCTGGGGGGGCGATGGCACCATCGTCGGCGCCGTCGTTTTGAAACCGGGGCCGGCAACCAAGGTTGCGGAAGCGTCAAAGATCACCGTCAATATTCCGTACACTGGTGACGACAACCACAACAACACCGCGCAGATCGAATGGGGCCTGGACGAGGTCGACTTCACCCTCGGTTCCGCCGACCTGCTCCATAACAATCTCTTCTACACCCACCAGATCACCAACCTCGACTGGGACAAAACTTACCAGATCCGCGTCACCGTCAGCGATGACGATGGCGGCGAAAACCTGGTGCAAACCCTGACCGGGGTGAAGGCCTACAATCATCTGGTTCACAACGCCGTATCCACCGGTTCGACCAGACACGAGGGCAGCTGGGGCCTGGCCGACGGCCAGTACGGCGAATTCACCTGTGCCACCTGTCATGATCGCAGCACCGGCAACATCAAGCGCATCAAGGAGACGATCACCCCACCCAACCCCGACCATCCCCTCCCCGGCAGCAGCGTCATCCTCACCGATACGCGGGAAGGCACCGCTACCTTCGGTGACGACAGCATCAAACGCACGGCCACACCGTCCAACCGCATCTGCGAGGTCTGCCATTCGGAGACCAACTACCACCGCTGCCTCAACGCCGAACAACTCGGCGGGGTCAATCACTACAACAACAAGGATTGCGTCTCCTGCCACCTGCACCGCTCGGCCTTCAAGGCGAGCTGCGACGGCTGCCACGGCAATACGGCGACCGGCGCCATCTGGCCGGACGATCCCTCGGCAGGCGCGGTCCTGCCCGACCGCGTCGGCGCCCATGTCGAGCACATGACCTCCATCGGCGACATTCTCAACGGGGCCGGTCAGGGCAGCGCCACCGTCGCCAACAAGAACGCCTCCTGCATCTTCTGTCATCCCGAAGGCGCCCATACCGGCGCTCACCTCGACGACGACCATGTCGATGTCTACATGGACGGCACCAATGGCGCCGCGCAAGGATACTATGTCTACCTGCTCGACAACCCGAGCGATCCGCGCGGCGACACCGACGGGAGTTATGACCCGGCCACCGGCACCTGCTCCCTCATCGACTGCCACGGCAACGCCCCCTACACCCCCGGCTGGTACGGCGACGACCTCCCCCCCGGCGCCGTCACCGACCTGACTGCCGCTGACAGCGCCGAGCCTGGCAGCGTCAAACTCACCTGGACCGCCCCCGGCGACGACGGCATGCTCGACGGCACCGCCTATCAGTACCAGATGCGCTACAGCACCGCGACCATCACCGAAGCCAACTTCGCCGCCGCCGCCATCGCCGGCGGCGCGCCGAGCGTTGACCGCAGGGGCAAAGCCGAAGAGATGGTCGCTTCCGGCCTGACCCCGGGGCAAAACTACTACTTCGCCCTGAAGACCGCCGACGAAGCCGGCAACTGGTCCGGGCTCTCCAACGTCGCCGGGCCGCAAACGGCCCATGTCGACGACGTCGCCCCCGTTTTCTATGGGCTCGACTCGGCCACCGCCGACGACAAGGCCGGCGCGGTCAATCTGCACTGGCAGGCCGCCATCGACCATAGTTTGCCCGTCACCTACCGCATCTGGTGGAGCAGCCATTCCCTGATGGATCATCTGGCGAGCTTGCTCACCGTCACCACCACCTACTATCCGGGGACTAACGACGAATACACGATTTACACCGCCACGACCCCGGGCCTGGCCTACCAGGTTCACGATCTCTCGGCCGGCGTCCTCTACAACTTCCTGGTGCGGGCCTACGATGCCGCAACGCCCACCAACAACGACGGCAACACCGAAATCAAAATGGCTCTGGCCGGCAAATGCTCCAGCCAGCCGCAGGATCTGCGCACCTACTATGCCAACGGCCCGTTGAGCGGCACCACAACCGATTTCGCCGCCGTGCTCGACACCAGCGGCTACACTGCCAGTGTCACGAAGATCATGGCGGCCAACGACAACATCATCTGGATCTTCGGTACCCCCTATGCCGTCAAAAAGAAAGTCACCGGCCTGAGTTTCGATATCTATGCCTACAACGGCGACCGGCAGCCACAGGTATTCAGCTACCAGTTGGGGTACGTGGATTCCGACAATACCTTCATAGCACTGGGCGATGCGCTGACCGTGAGTCTTTCGAAAAAATCCGGGCGCATCATGAAACTCCCCCTCTTCAGCTTCTCCGGAGTTATCGATGTCGGCAACCGGCTCGCCGTGCAACTCGCCTACGCCGGCGGCGCCACAATCTTGCCCACGGTCAAATTCGGCGATGCCGTCAACAAAGGGCTGCTACTGGTCAACGAGCAGAACTACAACCATGCCCCAGGCGTCTTCAACATCCTCAATCCGACAAACGGCAGCACCCAGACGGGTCTGGTCAATATCTCCTGGACCGCCGCCACGGATATGGACAATTTCGACGACGGCGTCCATTACGATGTTTACGGCTCCCTCGACGGCGGCCTGAGCTATCCCCATCAGATCGTCATCGGCACCACCGCGACCAGCGCGGTCTGGGACACCATCCGCGGCGGCGTCGGCCTCCTTGCCCCCAACACCCAGGTCCGCATCCGGGTCGAGGCGGGGGATGGCTACATGCCGGACGATATCGGCACCAATCATCGCCAGGTGACGACCGGCAACTTCACCATCGACAACACCAGCGATACCACGGCACCGGCGGCGATCGCCAACCTCCATGCCGAAACCCGGCCCAAGGCGGGAGCGGTCTACCTGACCTGGACCGCCCCCGGCGACGATGCCGACCGAGGACGGGCCGCCCGCTACGACGTGCGCTACAGCACCAGCGCCATCACCAACGAAACCCTCTTCAACGCCGCCAATGAAGCCGTCGGCGAACCGGTGCCGGGCCTGGCCGGCAGCCATCAAGGCTTCGAAGTTCTGGGGTTGGAGCCCTACACCACCTATTACTTCGCCATCAAGACGGCGGACGAAGCGGACAACTGGTCCACCCTGTCCAATTCGGTCAGCGCCGCCGGCGGCGAAAAGTGCGGCATCTGCCATAGTACCCCGCCCGACGAACCCCAGACCGCGGGCACCCATGCCGCCCACGGCTACACGAAAAAGGATTGTGCCAAGTGCCACGGCTTTGAAGCGGAATTCTTCGATGTGCGCCATCAGGACGGTCTGCTCAAGCTCGGCTGGCAGACTGACGAGCCGGTGGTCGGTACTGTCGACGGCATCAAGGTCACCTACATCCAAAATGGCGTAAAAATTTACGAGGACACCACCGGATCGGGCGGTTTCAACACCACCGGCGGCGACAACACGGATACCGGCACCTGCTTCGGCTTCGTCGGCACCAACGCCGTCGGCTGTCACGGCCCGGCCAACACCCCGCCGGTCTGGGGCACCACCACGCCGCCCCAATGCGCCGACTGCCACGGCAACCTGACCCGGACCACCGACCCCTACGGTCGGGCCTATGACGACGCGAGCCACGATGTCATGGCTTCGCCCCCCCTGGACAACGAGGGCAATAGCACCGGCAAGTTCGTCGGTCAACACGAGAAGCACCTCAACTTCTCCTTCCGTTTCTCCAAGGGAGATTCCTGTAAGCTCTGCCACCTGGACAACTACCATGCCGACGGCATCGTCGACATCAAGCTCGACCCCGTCGGTGCCGGCGAGGAAGCAAGCTGGAATGCGGGAGCCGGCGCGACCCCCGGGACCTGCGGCGGCACCTCGACCAGCGGCTGCCATGGGCCGAATCCCGTCGACCCGCCCTGGGATAGCGCCGTGCCCATCGCCTGCAACAACTGCCACGGCCATCAGGACAACCGTTTTTCCGCCGGTTCCCCCAGTTCGGTGACCGCCGATCGCACGGCGACCCTCAGCGGCAACGTCACCGGAGACGGATCAACCGTCACCATCCCGGTCAACAGCGGCTACACCATTCAGGTCGGCGACCGGGTGACCAAGGGAAATTCCTATTTCGTCGTCGCCTCCGCCAACTCAACCTCGTTGACCTTCAGCCATGCCATCCCGGTCGGCGTCAATTTCACCAGCGGCGAAGTGCTCATTTCCCGCCACATTCAGCACGCCGTCGACGGCGGCACGGTACGGGCCTGCGACTGGTGCCATGCCGAGGGGCATCCCCAGGGGAGCGGCGACGCCTCGCTGATTCTGTTGCCCAACAACCCGGCGGTGGGTATCGACTACCGTTCCGGCGGCATTCATCTGAAAAAGGTCATCAACGGCCGCACCACCCTCAACAACGGCGAACCCATTGACACCGAGGCGGAAATCTGCTGGGGCTGCCACGAAGACAACGGCATCTCCGAATGGGGTGTCAACAACAACGTCAATACCGGCGAGATGCCCTACGACTACGGGTCACTGAATCAGACCAGTTGGTACGGCGCTACCTGGACGAGCCCCAACTTCGCCTACAAGACCGGCTCGATCCAGTCGACCCACACCGCCAACTCGGTCTCCAATCCCGGTTCCAGCGCGGTGACCGGATCGTCCTTCAATTACACCGAAGCACCCGATGCCGTGGCTAAGATCCGCTGCTCCTACTGTCACGACGTTCACGACATGAACATGGCCGAGTACGACACCCAGAACGGGCAGCCTTACCTGCGCGGCACCTGGAAAGGAAACCCCTACAAAGAAGACGGAGCGCCTTGGAACAAAGACTATGCGGATGTCTTCTATAGTCCATCTGGACAAGCTAAAAACCTGTTTGGGAAAGTGCCTCGGGGCGGCACCGCTTACCGAGAACTCGGAGGCTATTTCATCGATCAGAACAGCGACTACCCGACCTCGGGCTGGACCATCTGGAACTCGGCGGGTCTCTGCGTCCTCTGCCACGGCGACGACGTGGATAACATGGACCAACTTACCGATGAAGGCCTTTGGCTTGGAACCAATGGGCACAGCAATTCAAGTATCGGTGGAACATTCGCCAACAAAGCCAACATTTTCGATTTCAGTCACGGAAGGCCGACACCAATAACCGTTGACTGGACAAACCAACCCGGCTCGGACTACAACACTCAGGTCCCCAGCATGGCCTGGATGGCACAAGGTGATCTAGGCTTGGGCGGCGGCTATCGTGGCAATGAAACAAACGCCGGCAATTATATTCCTTATGTTTATGAAACGGTTGTGGGCAAGAATTCCTTCCCCTATGCTTTCAACGACTACGACTGGGGCGTCAGTGTCGACGCCGACACCACCGATGTCATGTACCATCAGTTCTCCTGTTCAAAGTGCCACAACCCGCACGCCTCGCGGTTGCCCAAGCTGCTCATCACCAACTGCCTGGATATTCAGCACAACACCTGGGACGAGAACAAGACGACCTTGCAGACCAAATACACCAACGCTGCCCTGACCGCCGTCGATCGCAACAAATACGGCGCCTACTACGCGGCGGCGCAGAACTGCCACCGCTACGACGGTAGCCGCGCCACCGAAACCTTGAAAGGCGGCTGGAACAAGGTCTCCCCCTGGGCACCGTAACGGGGGTATGAACGGAACAAGGGGGGCGCATCGTAAGTGCGCCCCCCTTGTCTTTTCCAGAGAAATTCTACTGTTTGCTTTCCCTGTCAGTCTC is from Desulfuromonas acetexigens and encodes:
- a CDS encoding F0F1 ATP synthase subunit gamma, which produces METLQDIQHRIRGTADLHAVVRTMKSLAAVNIRQYEKAMLSLGDYRQSVELGLRGVLRLRPLLPRTPEPRRGVVLILGSDQGMAGRFNEVLLDFAEEELRDQPLPEAGWEFWAAGAKMIGGVEDRFRPPREAFPLPASSHQITATVQEVVLRFEAACSEGGETRLLLLHNEPSPGAGYRRRQAILHPHDRRWLEAIGGQTWPGRALPAHTLPAEQLLSALLREHLFISLFEAFAASLAAENAARLAAMQQAEKKIEEMTLDLTARFNHLRQTQITEELLDVISGFEALSN
- a CDS encoding FKBP-type peptidyl-prolyl cis-trans isomerase, translated to MAQAKKGDRVTINFIGTLEDGTVFDTTFPDSNPEAACSTEDCGSDDCGCCDESGPMELVIGEDDFFTQIEEALVGMAPGEKKIVKIPAEDAFGEYDEDKVFTVPRSEIPDDIYPEVGQELELTGEDDEVIEVTVIEVDEENITLDANHPLAGEDLSYEVELFEIL
- a CDS encoding L-lactate MFS transporter, coding for MTSQQVKNRGWTVTMAGLGINLALGILYAYSMLKGEIGKLFPGSGDPYAYACLVFALCMILGGKMQDKVGPRLTAILGGLLVGAGFIICSQTSSYWGWILGFGVFAGAGFGFGYSAATPPALKWFPSAKTGLIAGIVVSGFGVAPVYLAPTCQYLLGAYGLHQTMLILGIAFIAIVCGMAMLVANPPAGYIPAGTPAVGSAAAKKSHVEDKTPAQMLKEGRFYTCWLTYFIGAGAGLMVIGSIAGLAKKSMGEMAFIAVAVMAIGNAAGRIVAGVLSDKIGRAATLTIMLSFQAVLMFAAIPVVTSDASSGLIVTLLATFIGFNYGTNLSLFPSFAKDYWGTKNYGMNYGILFSAWGIGAFVLVKLSAALNAKFGGVTVSFASAGVMLLVGAMMALTLKPKKVKVAAEVPVGIEEEDLVAQKVK
- a CDS encoding cytochrome c3 family protein, producing the protein MSTAAWGGDGTIVGAVVLKPGPATKVAEASKITVNIPYTGDDNHNNTAQIEWGLDEVDFTLGSADLLHNNLFYTHQITNLDWDKTYQIRVTVSDDDGGENLVQTLTGVKAYNHLVHNAVSTGSTRHEGSWGLADGQYGEFTCATCHDRSTGNIKRIKETITPPNPDHPLPGSSVILTDTREGTATFGDDSIKRTATPSNRICEVCHSETNYHRCLNAEQLGGVNHYNNKDCVSCHLHRSAFKASCDGCHGNTATGAIWPDDPSAGAVLPDRVGAHVEHMTSIGDILNGAGQGSATVANKNASCIFCHPEGAHTGAHLDDDHVDVYMDGTNGAAQGYYVYLLDNPSDPRGDTDGSYDPATGTCSLIDCHGNAPYTPGWYGDDLPPGAVTDLTAADSAEPGSVKLTWTAPGDDGMLDGTAYQYQMRYSTATITEANFAAAAIAGGAPSVDRRGKAEEMVASGLTPGQNYYFALKTADEAGNWSGLSNVAGPQTAHVDDVAPVFYGLDSATADDKAGAVNLHWQAAIDHSLPVTYRIWWSSHSLMDHLASLLTVTTTYYPGTNDEYTIYTATTPGLAYQVHDLSAGVLYNFLVRAYDAATPTNNDGNTEIKMALAGKCSSQPQDLRTYYANGPLSGTTTDFAAVLDTSGYTASVTKIMAANDNIIWIFGTPYAVKKKVTGLSFDIYAYNGDRQPQVFSYQLGYVDSDNTFIALGDALTVSLSKKSGRIMKLPLFSFSGVIDVGNRLAVQLAYAGGATILPTVKFGDAVNKGLLLVNEQNYNHAPGVFNILNPTNGSTQTGLVNISWTAATDMDNFDDGVHYDVYGSLDGGLSYPHQIVIGTTATSAVWDTIRGGVGLLAPNTQVRIRVEAGDGYMPDDIGTNHRQVTTGNFTIDNTSDTTAPAAIANLHAETRPKAGAVYLTWTAPGDDADRGRAARYDVRYSTSAITNETLFNAANEAVGEPVPGLAGSHQGFEVLGLEPYTTYYFAIKTADEADNWSTLSNSVSAAGGEKCGICHSTPPDEPQTAGTHAAHGYTKKDCAKCHGFEAEFFDVRHQDGLLKLGWQTDEPVVGTVDGIKVTYIQNGVKIYEDTTGSGGFNTTGGDNTDTGTCFGFVGTNAVGCHGPANTPPVWGTTTPPQCADCHGNLTRTTDPYGRAYDDASHDVMASPPLDNEGNSTGKFVGQHEKHLNFSFRFSKGDSCKLCHLDNYHADGIVDIKLDPVGAGEEASWNAGAGATPGTCGGTSTSGCHGPNPVDPPWDSAVPIACNNCHGHQDNRFSAGSPSSVTADRTATLSGNVTGDGSTVTIPVNSGYTIQVGDRVTKGNSYFVVASANSTSLTFSHAIPVGVNFTSGEVLISRHIQHAVDGGTVRACDWCHAEGHPQGSGDASLILLPNNPAVGIDYRSGGIHLKKVINGRTTLNNGEPIDTEAEICWGCHEDNGISEWGVNNNVNTGEMPYDYGSLNQTSWYGATWTSPNFAYKTGSIQSTHTANSVSNPGSSAVTGSSFNYTEAPDAVAKIRCSYCHDVHDMNMAEYDTQNGQPYLRGTWKGNPYKEDGAPWNKDYADVFYSPSGQAKNLFGKVPRGGTAYRELGGYFIDQNSDYPTSGWTIWNSAGLCVLCHGDDVDNMDQLTDEGLWLGTNGHSNSSIGGTFANKANIFDFSHGRPTPITVDWTNQPGSDYNTQVPSMAWMAQGDLGLGGGYRGNETNAGNYIPYVYETVVGKNSFPYAFNDYDWGVSVDADTTDVMYHQFSCSKCHNPHASRLPKLLITNCLDIQHNTWDENKTTLQTKYTNAALTAVDRNKYGAYYAAAQNCHRYDGSRATETLKGGWNKVSPWAP